CTGCTCATGAGCTCGTGCGCTCAACTCCTGCGAGCGGCCGAATACTCCCGACGCGGTGCGCGTAGCAGTCACTACAAATTCCTTTCAGGTAGCCGCATGTTCGGCGGCATGGGTTGGGCTGCCGCATGTTCGGCAGCAGTGGACTCAGCGGTGGCCGGTCAGGCGGTGATGCCGAGGTCGCGCAGTCGGGCCCGGTACACCTCGACGTTGCCGAGCTTGACGTCCTCGTAGCCTCGAACGACGTCGGGCAAGCCGGCCGCCTCGACGGCGGTGGCATAAGTGTCGGTGGTCAGCTCCGCGGCCAGCCCTAACACCATGTCGGTGTAGTGGGCCAGCAGCTCCCGTTCCACCTTGCGGACGTGGGCATAGCCGAAGGGGTCGAGCTTGGTGCCGCGCAGCGCCTTGCCCTTGGCGAGCAGCTTCAGTGCCACATGCGTTTTGGGGCCGAAACCGACCTTCTTGGTGCGGCCCATGGCCCGCAGTGCCGGCGGATGCAGCCGATACGTCAGTTTCTCCCCACCAGGCACCTGTGCCCGCACGTCGGCCAGGAAGGCCGGGTCGACCAGCAGCCGCGCGACTTCGTATTCGTCCTTGTAGGCGGTGAACTTGTGCAGCCCGCGCGCCACGGCCTCACTGAACGCGGTGCTTTCGGTGACGGCACGTTCGGCCTGCCACACGGTGTGGACCGTCTCGACATAGCGCCGCGCCACCTTCGCGTTCTGGTAGCGGACCAGCTCGCCGGCCCGCAGCTCGACCAGTCGGCGGACTTCGCCGTCGAAGGTGGTGTCCGCCAACAGCTCCAGGTCCACGGCGGCAGGCGCACGCTGCGGGACCGACACCGCCGCGGCAAACGCTGCCGGATCGGCGACCGCCACGCGACCCCAACGGAAAGCCGCGACATTGGCCTCGACCGCCACCCCGTTGATACCGATGGCCTCTTCGATGCCGGCCTCGGGCAGGCGCAGCCCACCGTTCTGGAAGGCGGCACCGACGACGAGGAAGTTGGCCGCCGCGGTGTTGCCGAACAGCGCCTGGGCCGCGGCGAGCGCATCGAAGTGGGTCAGGGTGCTTGTGGTCGCGGTGAGGCGGTCCAGCAACGACTGCGTATCCGGGTAGGCAACGGCCTTGTCGTACACCATGTCCCCGGTCGGGGTCTGGCTGGTGGAGGCGACGGCCACGGTGCGTTCGGGGCTGCCGTACGCCAGGTTCTTGGTGTCGGTCGCCGTCAGCAGGTCAATCGCGATGATGCAGTCGGCGCTGCCCGGCGTCAACCTGTTGGACGGCTCCAGCGAGGTGGTCGAGAACCGGAGGTGGGACACCACCGGCCCGGCCTTCTGGCTCAGCCCGATCTGGTCGAGGCTCTCCACCGCGTACCCGGCCCGCAGCGCGGCAGTGGCCAGTACCTGGTTGACCGTCACTATGCCGGTGCCGCCGATGCCGGCCAGCAGGACGTTCTGGGTGCCCTTGGGCGCGGCGAAGCCCGGATCGGCCACTCGCGGCGGCTCAGCGACCTTGCTACGTCGGGAAGTTCGGGAGGCTTTGCGCCCCTTCTTCTCTGGTGTCAGTTCGACGGTCACGAATGACGGGCAGTCACCGTCCAGGCAGCTGTAGTCGGTGTTGCAGGAGGTCTGGTCGATGCGGGTTTTGCGCCCGAACTCGGTGTCGACCGGCTGTACGGACAGGCAGTTCGACTTGGTGCCGCAGTCACCGCAGCCCTCGCAAACGGCCTCGTTGATGACGACGCGGGTGGTGCGGGTGGGCAGGGTTCCGCGCTTGCGCTGGCGACGCGCGTCGGCGGCGCAGTGCTGGTCATAGATGAGCACGGTGACGCCGGGGATTTCGCGTAGCAGCTTCTGGGCTTCGTCGAGCCGGTCGCGATGCCACAGCAGCGTGCCCTTCGCGAGCGCTTTCTTGTTGTGCCGCTTGGGTTCGTCAGCGCAGATGATGATCTGCTTGACGCCTTCGGTGGTGAGTTTGTGGGTGAGCTTCGCGACGCCCAGGCCGCCTTCGACGTCCTGTGCGCCGGTCATGGCGACTACCTCGTTGTAGAGCAGCTTGTAGGTGATGTTCAC
The window above is part of the Mycolicibacterium fortuitum subsp. fortuitum genome. Proteins encoded here:
- a CDS encoding indolepyruvate ferredoxin oxidoreductase family protein; this encodes MTGVLGASELAVVESAAPYDLADRYRSGAGPVLLTGVQAIARMMVEQHVRDARAGRRIATFVSGYQGSPLGGVDKMLLDMPDVLTEHDIVFTPGFNEELAATAVWGSQTDLPAGTPTHDGVVGIWYGKGPGVDRATDALRHANMYGVNPRGGVLLLVGDDPASKSSTVPAVSERSLAALGIPVLFPRNAEEIITMGMQGIALSRASGCVVAMKIVADVADGAWTVDADVADLAITVPEIRWEGKRFTYLQRPMAAPADSLLAEADLYGPRWATVRAFGDANALDVLEVDPVRAQVGIAATGTTFDALRQALLDLGVDDAALHCAGIRLLRIGMPYPVGRQTVLQFARGLEQVIVVEDKTAFIETQIREILYGAADAPQIIGKYDATGAPLFPVGGELTAGRLLAPLRRVLRDRLELKRTPPPPLSLEVLSAKRTAYFCSGCPHNRSTAIPDGSIGGGGIGCHTLVTMSGRRDSAVVGLTQMGGEGSQWIGQAPFTDVPHLFQNVGDGTFFHSGQLAVQACIAAGVNITYKLLYNEVVAMTGAQDVEGGLGVAKLTHKLTTEGVKQIIICADEPKRHNKKALAKGTLLWHRDRLDEAQKLLREIPGVTVLIYDQHCAADARRQRKRGTLPTRTTRVVINEAVCEGCGDCGTKSNCLSVQPVDTEFGRKTRIDQTSCNTDYSCLDGDCPSFVTVELTPEKKGRKASRTSRRSKVAEPPRVADPGFAAPKGTQNVLLAGIGGTGIVTVNQVLATAALRAGYAVESLDQIGLSQKAGPVVSHLRFSTTSLEPSNRLTPGSADCIIAIDLLTATDTKNLAYGSPERTVAVASTSQTPTGDMVYDKAVAYPDTQSLLDRLTATTSTLTHFDALAAAQALFGNTAAANFLVVGAAFQNGGLRLPEAGIEEAIGINGVAVEANVAAFRWGRVAVADPAAFAAAVSVPQRAPAAVDLELLADTTFDGEVRRLVELRAGELVRYQNAKVARRYVETVHTVWQAERAVTESTAFSEAVARGLHKFTAYKDEYEVARLLVDPAFLADVRAQVPGGEKLTYRLHPPALRAMGRTKKVGFGPKTHVALKLLAKGKALRGTKLDPFGYAHVRKVERELLAHYTDMVLGLAAELTTDTYATAVEAAGLPDVVRGYEDVKLGNVEVYRARLRDLGITA